The sequence TTTTGCCGGCATCAATAGCGGCTTTTTTCTTTCTGTCAATCTCCGCGAAAATATACGGCGGAAGTTTCTTTAACCTTTTTGATACGTCCATTGTATTCCTCCTGATAAAATAATTAGCACCTTAGCGGTTTAAGCATTTAAGCTATAGCGAAACATAAAACTTTAGCTATTTTTTCCGCTTCTGCTTAATTGCTTATTGCTTAATGTGCTATTTTTTCCGCTTTTGCTTATCTGCCTTATGCTTATCTGCTTATTCCCAACTACTCCACAAAATTCGTAAGTTTTCCTATGCCTTCTATTTCCACTTCCACCACATCGCCTTTTTTTAAAGCGCTTATTCCCGCAGGTGTTCCTGTAGATATTATATCCCCTCTGTACAAAGTCATAACCGAAGATATAAAACTTACAAGTTTTTTCGTTTTAAAAATAAATTTTGACGTATTGGAATTCTGTTTAACTTCTCCGTTTAATAACAGCCTTATATCCAGGTTATCCGGGTCTATATTTTTTCTTACAAAAGGCCCCACAGGCCCGAACGTATTAAACGACTTCGCACGCGTCCACTGCCCGTCTTTTTTCTGAAGGTCGCGCGCGGTGACATCATTAAAACAGGTAAAACCCAGAATATTATCCATCACTTCATCTTCATCTATGTCAGTTATCTCGTTTTTTATCACTATCGCAAGTTCGGCTTCAAATTCCACCTGCGTGCTCTGCTGCGGAATCACTATTTTCCCGCCGTGGCCTATAACAGTGGTGGCAGGCTTTATAAAAATAACCGGTTCTTCCGGTATTGCAAATCCCATCTCTGCCGCGTGATCGCTGTAATTTAATCCCACGCAGACTACCTTTGTGGGTTCACTGGGCGGCAATATCCGCACCTTATCTGCTTCAATTATTTTATCGGTTATATTATACTGCGTGAACATGTCGCCTTCTATTTCAAGAAAATTACCGTCATTACCGACAAGCCCCCACTTAATTTCATTTTCCGCGTTTTTAAACCTTACGTATTTTGACATTAATACCTCTTATTTGTTTTAATAATACCGGCCAATTTTTATAAGCCAAGCACGTCTTTCATTGAATACAATCCGGCTTTTTTGCCCTGAATATATTTTGCGGCTTTTACCGCGCCTGCCGCCAGTGCTTCCCTGGAAAAAATTGTGTGCTTTATTTCCAGTTTATCTTCATCACTCATGTACATTACCGTATGTTCGCCTATCACTCCGCCGCCGCGCACCGCAAACACGCCAAGCTGGTTCCTGGGCCTGTCGTTATCGCGTCCGTCCCTTCCGTATATGACGTTTTCGTCATAATCAAGGCCTTTAGCGTCCATTATTACCTGCGCGCACGTAACAGCAGTTCCCGAAGGCGCGTCTTTCTTATGGCGGTGGTGCGATTCCACTATGTCAATATCATAGTCGTCCTTCATTATTCTGGTGACCTGATCCAGCACTTTCCACATTACGTTTACGCCCACGCTGTAATTGCTTGCAAAAACCACCGGTATCTTTTTTGCCGCTTCATCTATTTTTAACAGTTCTTCTTTTGTGAATCCTGTAGTTGCAAGCACATGTGCTTTTCCGGCTGATGACAGTATTTCCAGCGCTTCAAGCGATGCCTGCGGCACGGAAAAATCTATGTAGACATCTATATCATTAACAACAGATTTTAAATCATCCGTTACTTTAACGCCTTCAACTTCATTACCTACAAATTCATGCCCTTTTCTTTCAACAAGGGCGTTAATCTTAAGG is a genomic window of Candidatus Goldiibacteriota bacterium HGW-Goldbacteria-1 containing:
- a CDS encoding 4-hydroxy-tetrahydrodipicolinate reductase, whose translation is MVRIGISGAAGRMGKSVAAVISRGKDLKINALVERKGHEFVGNEVEGVKVTDDLKSVVNDIDVYIDFSVPQASLEALEILSSAGKAHVLATTGFTKEELLKIDEAAKKIPVVFASNYSVGVNVMWKVLDQVTRIMKDDYDIDIVESHHRHKKDAPSGTAVTCAQVIMDAKGLDYDENVIYGRDGRDNDRPRNQLGVFAVRGGGVIGEHTVMYMSDEDKLEIKHTIFSREALAAGAVKAAKYIQGKKAGLYSMKDVLGL